DNA from bacterium:
GGGTCGGTGAGTTCGACCTGATGTTCGGCGAAGGCGTCAGCCGCGAGGGCTGCGTCCTGGACCTGGCCGTCGAGCACGACATCGTCAAGAAGAGCGGCTCGTGGTTCAGCTACGGCGACAGCAAGATCGGTCAGGGCCGCGACGGCGCCAAGACCTTCCTGCAGGCGAACCCCGACCTCTTCACCGAGATCGAGGGCCTGGTGCGGACCAAGATCTTCGGCGCTCAGGAGCCCGAACTCGCGGGTGTTCGCTGAACGTCGTGATCGACTAAGATAGCTGTAGATGCTGCTTTGCGCGGCCCGCTGCGAGGTGGGCCGCGCGCGAAACTAGAAAGAGAGGGGTGGCCATGGTCGCACTCGACGCGATCTTGCTGCTGCTTGCACTCGTCGGCCTCGCGGTCGCCGGCGGCCTGTTCTACGCCGCCGACCGGAAGCGCAAGGCGATCGATAAGACCCTGGCCGAGGCCGAGGCCCGTGCCCAAGCGCTCGTCGCCCAGGCCGAGGCCGAAGCGCAGAACCAGCAGAAGGCCCTCATCCTCGAAGCCAAGGACGAGGCCCTGCGCCTCAAGCTCGA
Protein-coding regions in this window:
- a CDS encoding DNA recombination/repair protein RecA, giving the protein VGEFDLMFGEGVSREGCVLDLAVEHDIVKKSGSWFSYGDSKIGQGRDGAKTFLQANPDLFTEIEGLVRTKIFGAQEPELAGVR